The following proteins are co-located in the Triticum aestivum cultivar Chinese Spring chromosome 1A, IWGSC CS RefSeq v2.1, whole genome shotgun sequence genome:
- the LOC123181060 gene encoding uncharacterized protein isoform X3, translating into MRGSSSVASSPSPAQTDVNSMTRSQRINPDSLADGGGSGASRNPAAPAPAPKPSKEERAPDVVVDTSRLAPYFPRTSLENRPASSSATLLSHHRYNVAMDTSHSHGPNLGSDGGSGIALSDCPLPLQWWGHGKRSRSRHQAPVPEPELTRAEVRRRKSLKYRSRKAAKAQARAAMAPPRARGPNLRASPSPPPRAGTLWLHGYPGINSDSLPLADDGSGSVILRPVAPMAGPTQSKVERTPLVVADTSCLVPYFPRTSLEHHMICGRMTSSSVAVTSHHPYNINMHTYQGPNVGYGGASDIARTSLEQHILWGHAPHPPQPAYSPIAPMSHHLLNNAMHTSPGSNFSGGGGNDIASPNAHVPLRWGQRKRPRSHHAAPGPTPAPKPELTPAKAQTQAVKPMVSSGAREPNLITNMSLPPRALTLSLRSSAEELHNTVGEQQPTLKEKKVMPPPSALGPILSTISPHAATLSLHRCCLLVVVLVSATMMQIMSGPSLIGCGDDKRGRLSLLEGVVAEEVDLVLGVFSQPIMFRPEMHLFSTLLDN; encoded by the exons ATGCGAGGGTCCTCCTCAGTCGCGTCTTCGCCCAGCCCCGCCCAAACGGACGTGAATAGCATGACGAG GTCCCAGAGAATCAACCCGGATTCCCTCGCtgatggcggcggcagcggcgcgagcAGGAACccagcggcgccggcgccggcccccAAACCGAGCAAGGAGGAGCGCGCCCCGGACGTCGTCGTCGACACCTCACGCCTCGCGCCCTACTTCCCCCGCACCTCGCTGGAGAATCGTCCGGCGTCCTCATCCGCTACCCTCCTGAGCCACCATCGCTACAACGTCGCCATGGACACGTCCCACTCCCATGGACCCAACCTCGGCAGTGACGGTGGCAGCGGCATCGCCTTGTCGGACTGTCCCTTGCCGCTCCAGTGGTGGGGCCACGGGAAGCGCTCGCGCAGCCGTCACCAGGCGCCGGTGCCCGAACCCGAGCTGACGCGCGCCGAGGTGCGCCGTCGGAAATCCCTCAAGTACAGGAGCCGCAAGGCGGCGAAGGCGCAGGCGCGAGCGGCGATggcgccgccgcgcgcccgcggTCCCAACCTCAGAGCATCCCCATCGCCTCCTCCTCGCGCCGGCACCCTCTGGCTCCACGG GTACCCGGGAATCAACTCGGATTCCCTCCCTCTCGCTGATGACGGCAGTGGCAGCGTGATCCTTAGGCCAGTGGCACCGATGGCGGGCCCCACACAAAGCAAGGTCGAGCGCACCCCGCTCGTAGTCGCTGACACCTCATGCCTTGTGCCGTACTTTCCCCGCACCTCGCTGGAGCACCACATGATATGTGGGCGCATGACATCCTCATCCGTTGCCGTCACGAGCCACCATCCCTACAATATCAACATGCACACATATCAGGGACCCAATGTTGGTTATGGCGGCGCCAGCGACATTGCCCGCACCTCACTTGAGCAGCACATATTGTGGGGTCATGCTCCGCACCCGCCTCAACCGGCGTACTCACCAATTGCGCCCATGAGCCACCATCTCTTGAACAACGCCATGCACACCTCCCCAGGATCCAACTTCAGTGGCGGTGGCGGCAACGACATCGCCTCACCGAATGCCCATGTGCCGCTTCGGTGGGGCCAAAGGAAGCGCCCGCGTAGCCACCACGCGGCGCCTGGACCCACTCCCGCGCCTAAACCGGAGTTGACCCCCGCCAAGGCGCAGACGCAGGCGGTGAAGCCGATGGTGTCGTCAGGCGCTCGCGAGCCCAACCTCATCACCAACATGTCGCTCCCTCCTCGCGCTCTCACCCTCTCTCTCCGCAG CTCCGCGGAGGAGCTTCACAACACCGTTGGCGAGCAACAGCCAACATTGAAGGAGAAGAAGGTGATGCCGCCGCCGAGCGCCCTTGGTCCCATCCTCTCGACCATCTCTCCTCATGCTGCCACCCTCTCGCTCCACAG gtgTTGTCTACTTGTTGTGGTGCTGGTCTCGGCAACCATGATGCAAATCATGTCTGGTCCATCTTTGATAGGATGTGGCGACGACAAGCGAGGACGTttatcccttcttgaaggcgttgttgcGGAAGAAGTTGATTTAGTCCTAGGTGTTTTTTCACAACCTATAATGTTTCGGCCCGAGATGCATTTGTTCAGTACTCTGCTTGACAATTAA